Proteins encoded in a region of the Zea mays cultivar B73 chromosome 4, Zm-B73-REFERENCE-NAM-5.0, whole genome shotgun sequence genome:
- the LOC100274234 gene encoding uncharacterized protein isoform X1, whose translation MPPRRKRRAPPAKSQRQTEPDPQPQVPPGADAPLEERLIWGSQQESERRITAIKAIKDAEAGNIHYQLQLARSYYSEEQLEGNAMQYFQENLHNLSVVPNEEYDVLELKWNNGGEWMIGDFADDRTLRASIASFTAADGLQFPRDSDFYTRTSNFSDFAWSEQPEGQMAGASEAFQTPGAVSNRLSCGMTPKTVRLPKNGEMLLSVHGSPLGVYKEENLAAIEESGNGSEDAP comes from the exons ATGCCGCCGAGGAGGAAACGGCGAGCACCACCGGCCAAGTCGCAGAGGCAGACGGAGCCGGATCCGCAACCGCAAGTGCCCCCTGGCGCCGACGCGCCGCTGGAAGAGCGGCTGATATGGGGCAGCCAACAAGAAA GCGAGCGCCGGATTACTGCCATCAAAGCCATAAAAGACGCGGAGGCTGGGAACATACATTACCAGTTGCAATTGGCACGGTCCTATTATTCCGAGGAGCAATTGGAGGGAAACGCCATGCAGTATTttcaggagaacttgcacaatctGTCGGTTGTTCCGAACGAGGAATATGATGTGCTTGAGCTGAAATGGAATAACGGCGGCGAATGGATGATTGGAGACTTTGCAGATGACAGGACTCTACGGGCTTCGATTGCATCATTCACAGCTGCTGATGGACTTCAGTTCCCAAGGGATTCAG ACTTCTATACGCGCACTAGCAATTTCAGTGACTTT GCTTGGAGTGAGCAGCCTGAAGGCCAAATGGCAGGAGCATCAGAAGCTTTTCAGACACCTGGG GCTGTGAGTAACCGGCTATCCTGTGGCATGACACCCAAAACTGTGAGGCTACCCAAGAATGGTGAGATGCTCCTATCTGTGCATGGTTCACCTCTTGGGGTCTATAAAGAAGAAAATTTAGCAGCCATTGAAG AATCTGGTAACGGAAGTGAAGATGCTCCCTGA